In Gemmatimonadota bacterium, a genomic segment contains:
- a CDS encoding protein kinase: MSETRQIGPYKLLELLGEGGMGEVWLAEQLEPVRRQVALKIIKLGMDTKQVVARFEAERQALAVMDHPNIAKVYDGGATPEGRHVSLHVRAASVHRFPPDSRAGI; encoded by the coding sequence GTGTCTGAGACACGCCAGATAGGCCCCTACAAGCTGCTTGAGCTTCTCGGCGAAGGCGGGATGGGGGAGGTGTGGCTCGCCGAGCAGTTGGAGCCAGTCAGGCGGCAAGTCGCCCTCAAGATCATCAAGCTAGGGATGGACACAAAGCAAGTCGTCGCCCGCTTCGAGGCCGAGCGTCAAGCCCTAGCCGTCATGGACCACCCCAACATCGCCAAGGTGTACGACGGCGGTGCCACGCCCGAGGGCCGTCATGTTTCTCTACATGTTCGGGCTGCTTCGGTGCACCGTTTTCCACCCGACTCGCGAGCGGGGATCTAG
- a CDS encoding nucleotidyltransferase family protein yields MKAYVLAAGYATRMYPLTRDIPKTLLEVGGAPTLTHIMGRLRVLDGLTEVVIVTNKRFLDRFECWLETQDPWVRFTLLNDETTSHENRLGAIGDLRFALKMVPLEDEDAIVLASDNLFEVDLRDAHREFLARGRTTMLVRRVKLDGGPSPYNEVTLGEDQRVTRLREKPADPQTDLSAIAVYFFPRQDLALLDEYLESGNPDAPGHFLAWLVQRVPCYASPLEGAWYDIGSLESLAAARARFSVKS; encoded by the coding sequence GTGAAGGCGTACGTCCTGGCCGCGGGTTATGCGACGCGCATGTATCCGCTCACCCGAGATATCCCGAAGACTCTGCTCGAGGTGGGAGGAGCGCCGACTCTCACGCACATCATGGGTCGCCTCCGCGTGTTGGACGGACTGACCGAAGTCGTCATCGTCACCAACAAGCGATTCCTTGATCGGTTCGAGTGTTGGCTCGAGACGCAAGACCCCTGGGTCCGGTTCACGCTCCTGAACGATGAAACGACGTCGCATGAGAATCGCCTGGGCGCCATCGGTGACCTGAGATTCGCGCTCAAGATGGTGCCGCTGGAGGATGAGGACGCGATTGTTCTGGCGAGTGACAACCTCTTCGAGGTCGACCTCAGGGACGCTCATCGGGAGTTCCTGGCACGTGGCCGAACGACGATGCTCGTGCGGCGAGTGAAGCTTGACGGGGGACCTTCTCCATACAACGAGGTCACGCTGGGCGAGGACCAGCGGGTCACTCGGCTCCGCGAGAAACCCGCCGACCCGCAGACCGACCTCAGCGCCATCGCCGTCTATTTCTTTCCCCGACAGGATCTGGCGCTCCTCGACGAATACCTGGAGAGCGGGAATCCGGACGCTCCAGGCCACTTCCTAGCGTGGCTCGTGCAGCGCGTTCCCTGTTATGCGAGCCCGCTCGAGGGTGCCTGGTACGACATCGGGAGCCTCGAGAGCCTCGCGGCAGCGCGCGCCCGGTTTAGCGTCAAGTCGTGA